The genomic DNA ATTTTTTCAACCACAGCTGCAGCTGCACTTGCAGGCCACGCCGCGTGCTTTGCCGAAAGCCTCACGCCCCTCTTTCCAGCTCAGCCAGGCAATAAACAGGGCACCGAGCGAATCCATTCTGCCGATGCCGGTCAGTTCATAGCCGATACTGGCAAACAGCAAGGCTACTGACAACAACAGGCAAGCCCTAGTGCAGGCAGCATCTGCCAGAATGGCTGCCGAATTCAACTCCTTGCCCACCCTGTTTTTTTGCCGGATCAAGAACCACATGGAAAAGATCGACACCAATGCGATGATGATGCCCCAGAAAGTGGTCTTTGGCTGGTGGCCTTCCCAGAAACTGAGACCAGCGGTCACTAACAGGCCGACAGACAGCACGTAAAATGACCCGCCCGTGATCTGCAGGGCCCGCCGCTCGAACTCATCCCGCCTGTCCTCTTCGCCTTGCTGCAGGCGCCGCA from Geoanaerobacter pelophilus includes the following:
- a CDS encoding cation transporter, whose product is MIFKDSTHSQVLYRTASLLALVTIGYNIFEGVISVLIGATDETLSLFGFGLDSFVEVVSGIGIWHMMRRLQQGEEDRRDEFERRALQITGGSFYVLSVGLLVTAGLSFWEGHQPKTTFWGIIIALVSIFSMWFLIRQKNRVGKELNSAAILADAACTRACLLLSVALLFASIGYELTGIGRMDSLGALFIAWLSWKEGREAFGKARGVACKCSCSCG